In the genome of Tissierella sp., the window ACACCTTCAAAATTATCTTTAACAATAGATAAGTCTTCTTCATCTCCTGTAAAACTTATAATTAGATTGTTTTTGTTAAATATAGTATTATAAACTTCATTTAGCTTAGATATTATTTCTTCCTTTTTATTATCAAAGTTCTCTATTGCATCAGATATAAACCAAAAGTAGTCTAATCCACTTAATTTCTCAGTATATTTCCAAGGTGATGAAAAATATGAACCTACTCTTGCAGCTGCTACTGCATTACCCCTTTGGAATATCCACATTTCTATTCTAGATTTAATCTTTTGAAGTAATTCTTTAATTCTCTTTTCATCTTCTATTTTTGTATCTTTTATTAATTCTGAAATCAATTCCATTAATTTAGGGATATTTTCTCCTATTGCCTTTCCTTTAACTACTAGTCTAGGGTTAAACTTTTCACTTTCTCCATCCGCTACTATTACTTTAGTATCAAATTCTATTCCACCAGTATTTACATATATGTCATTAGATAGCTCTAAATAGGATTTTTCCTTGGTATCCATTTCTCCTAATAGTCCTGCTAATAGGTTTATATATGGAATATTTTCTTCCTGGATCATAGAAGTATCAAAATAGAAATCCAAATATGCAATCTTGCTAGTAAATATATTGTGGAAAAGTAGAGTTATATCATTTTCCTTTATTACTTCTTGAGGAATAGCCTCAGCCTTAGAATTTACATCTGATACTGCTAACTTAGGCACTGTAGCTTTTGCCTCTTCAGTATCATCAGATAATTGCATTTCTTTAAGTTTATTATTTTCTATAACTAAAGCTTCTATTTGCTCATCACTAAGGGATTTTTTATACTCAACTAATCTCTCTTCTAATACCTTTTCCTTTTCTTCTCCAAGACCTTTTTTCGGCTCTATAATCACAAGTGAGCTATGGGAATTATTGATAATATTGTCTTTAATATATTCTTCAAAATAAGCAGTATTTATATTATCTCTAAGTTTCTTTAAGGTATCTCCATACTTAAGATGACTTATTGGGCTACCATCATAAAGCCAACTATTCATGGACGCTATATAATAAATAATACCTTTTGTTGGGAACTTAGATGCTTCTCTTAAATCATACTCAACTATATTGATACAAGCTTCTATTAATTTTTTATCCAATCCTTCATTTACTAATTTATTTAGGGTATCAAATATTAGCTTTTCAAATTCTTCCTTTTTATCTATGGAAGTATTTTTTGCAACTATCCCAAAGCCTGGCTGCAAGCCTCCTACATTAATTGAAAATATATCTTCACCAATCCCTGCATCTATTAATGCCTTCTTAAGTGGTGCAGCTGAAGACTCTATCAATATTTGTGCTATTACATCATTCATTAGATAATTTTCTAATTCTTTACCATCTTTTAATACAAAATTAAGACTTAAATATACCTTATTCTCATCACTATCATCCATTCCTATTGGATAATAATCTTTTACTTCTCTTCTTTGTGTAAATGCTTTTTGCCTCTCTATTTGAGAATCAATATTGGCCTTTTCAAAATTTATTAGATAATTTTCATTTATATATGAAAGTTGTTTATCTATATCTCCATTACCATATAAGTATATATAGCTATTGGAAGGATGATAAAATTTTCTATGGAAATCTAGGAATTCCTCAATGCTAAGTTCAGGAATTACATCTGGATCTCCACCTGCAGAATATTGGTAACAAGTGTCAGGATATAGAGATTTTCCTATATTCTCTGCTAATATCTCTTCAGGAGATGAATATGCTCCTTTCATCTCGTTGTAAACAACGCCTTTATAAGTTATCTTATCTTCTTTGTTGAAAATCTCATGATGCCAGCCTTCCTGCATGAAAATCTCAGGTCTTTCATAAATCTTAGGATAAAAAACTGCATCAAGGTAAACATCCATTAGATTAAAGAAATCCTTTTCATTTCTACTAGCTACAGGATATATGGTCTTATCGCTAAAAGTCATAGCGTTGATAAATGTTTGTAATGATCCCTTTACCATATCCATGAATGGTTCCTTTGTAGTATACTTTCTAGAGCCTGCAAGTACACAGTGCTCTATGATATGTGGCACTCCTGTGCTATTTGATGGTGGTGTTCTAAATCCTATAGAAAACACCTTGTTATCATCATCATTTTCCAAATGAAGTAACCTAGCCCCAGACTTTTCATGTTGAAAGATTCTTGCTACTGACTGTAATTCATCAATCATATTTTCTTCTACTAATTTAAACCCATGATAAACTTTGTTAATCTCAAACATTGGTTTTTCCTCCTTTTATATGTAAAGCTAAAATAATCTACACCTGATAAACTACTTCGAAATCTTCAAAAATTACAGGCATATTATTTTTGAATTCATAGCCAAGGTCTTTTCCTTCCGATGTGAAAAAGCGAGTATGTCCCTCACGCCAAGACTCCAAAGAATCATCTTCACCCTCGCGTTTACAAATATCATAAGTCATATCTTCAAATGGAATAATTGTTAATGCAGTTGTTTCAATAACACATCTTGGCACACCATCCCAATCAGTGACGATACTAAGGTCACCAACTTCGGGTATACGATCACCTTCAATTTCATATCCCCATAGACTACTAGCTGTAGCCTTTTTTTGTCCAATTAATACCAATCGTAATAATTCATTGGCCCATTTTTCACTTAATTCAAAATGAAATACATCTAGATATCTTGTTGTTTCATCTCTGCTTGTCTCTCTTAAAAACTTTTTCCAAAATATATCAATTTCTTCTTGAGAATATTTTTTATTTTCCATTATTGCTACCTCCTATTCTAATTCCAACCTTGCAACAACTTCACCACCTGAGATATCTCCATTTTCAACAAATCCAAAGGAAGCATATAATCTACGAGCAACTTCATTTTTAGGATCATAGGATAGATAAACAGAAACTGCGTCTCCTTGTGGAAATGTTTTGATCAAATCTAATGCCTTAGCAAATGCTTCCCTCCCATATCCCTTTCCTTGAAAGTCTTTGTCAATCATGAACCTACAGATTCCATAACTTTCTTCTGAATAATCATTCTCTTCAGCTGTATCGTGGTACATCATCACAAAGCCAATAACAGTCTTGTCCTTACATATTGCATAAGACATAGGCGGAAGTTCATCATTTAGTAATGCAACATATGACTGTGCTAAACTATACATATTTGATGCAATGAAATCATCCTGCTCATCTTTAACTCTAAGTTTAATACAACTTTCCCAATTGTCCCAAGTAATCTTTTCTAAAGTAATCATCTCTTATCCCCCTTGAATAGTATAGTGAAATTGATATATTTTATTTTATACAAAAATTGTGCCAATCT includes:
- a CDS encoding insulinase family protein, producing the protein MFEINKVYHGFKLVEENMIDELQSVARIFQHEKSGARLLHLENDDDNKVFSIGFRTPPSNSTGVPHIIEHCVLAGSRKYTTKEPFMDMVKGSLQTFINAMTFSDKTIYPVASRNEKDFFNLMDVYLDAVFYPKIYERPEIFMQEGWHHEIFNKEDKITYKGVVYNEMKGAYSSPEEILAENIGKSLYPDTCYQYSAGGDPDVIPELSIEEFLDFHRKFYHPSNSYIYLYGNGDIDKQLSYINENYLINFEKANIDSQIERQKAFTQRREVKDYYPIGMDDSDENKVYLSLNFVLKDGKELENYLMNDVIAQILIESSAAPLKKALIDAGIGEDIFSINVGGLQPGFGIVAKNTSIDKKEEFEKLIFDTLNKLVNEGLDKKLIEACINIVEYDLREASKFPTKGIIYYIASMNSWLYDGSPISHLKYGDTLKKLRDNINTAYFEEYIKDNIINNSHSSLVIIEPKKGLGEEKEKVLEERLVEYKKSLSDEQIEALVIENNKLKEMQLSDDTEEAKATVPKLAVSDVNSKAEAIPQEVIKENDITLLFHNIFTSKIAYLDFYFDTSMIQEENIPYINLLAGLLGEMDTKEKSYLELSNDIYVNTGGIEFDTKVIVADGESEKFNPRLVVKGKAIGENIPKLMELISELIKDTKIEDEKRIKELLQKIKSRIEMWIFQRGNAVAAARVGSYFSSPWKYTEKLSGLDYFWFISDAIENFDNKKEEIISKLNEVYNTIFNKNNLIISFTGDEEDLSIVKDNFEGVTSKLNKEAFTSQQYSFTVERLNEGVLSSANVQYVAKGYNFTKLGYTYNGSMRVLATILNGDYLHNRVRAQGGAYGVGISFEKNGHLTTFSYRDPNLVETVSVYDNMPEYVSSLNIDESELTQYIIGTISRLEPAMTPHMKGQLETTRYISNAKQENIQKTRDEVLSTNLQNIKSLAPLLADTMKENYLCVLGNENKIKENKEMFNNLVKLMK
- a CDS encoding ASCH domain-containing protein encodes the protein MENKKYSQEEIDIFWKKFLRETSRDETTRYLDVFHFELSEKWANELLRLVLIGQKKATASSLWGYEIEGDRIPEVGDLSIVTDWDGVPRCVIETTALTIIPFEDMTYDICKREGEDDSLESWREGHTRFFTSEGKDLGYEFKNNMPVIFEDFEVVYQV
- a CDS encoding GNAT family N-acetyltransferase, with amino-acid sequence MITLEKITWDNWESCIKLRVKDEQDDFIASNMYSLAQSYVALLNDELPPMSYAICKDKTVIGFVMMYHDTAEENDYSEESYGICRFMIDKDFQGKGYGREAFAKALDLIKTFPQGDAVSVYLSYDPKNEVARRLYASFGFVENGDISGGEVVARLELE